From Pseudomonas sp. stari2:
GCGACGGCCAACAGCCCGGCTCCCAGAATCAGACATAACGGTGAGTAAACCCAAGTGTCGAGCCGGGCAAAGCGCGATCCCTTCACTTCCTTGAAAAAACCCACCAGTTCCGAATCGCCGATCGCCCGCGCAAACATCAGCAGCGCAATTGCACTGATCACCCACTGCAACGCCCAGTGATGCACCGGCGAAAACCACCAGCCCACCCTCATGCACACCAGTGCGGCAATCAGTAGCAGGGCCGCCGCTACCACCAGCGTGATCCAGCCTGACGGTTTGAACGCCGGTTTGAGCGCCTGCCCGCCGTTATCCACCGGAACCTGCGGTATCACCGCCACGGTCGCCCACTGTCCACCCATCGCCCAAT
This genomic window contains:
- a CDS encoding DUF3995 domain-containing protein; protein product: MTFVLAQWLVTIFAAISLMHVYWAMGGQWATVAVIPQVPVDNGGQALKPAFKPSGWITLVVAAALLLIAALVCMRVGWWFSPVHHWALQWVISAIALLMFARAIGDSELVGFFKEVKGSRFARLDTWVYSPLCLILGAGLLAVAWL